The Acidobacteriota bacterium genome has a window encoding:
- a CDS encoding flagellar biosynthetic protein FliQ gives MSDALIMTLMQRALETLMWVTAPLLAAAIAVGVIVSLLQTLTSIQDQTFSFAPRVAAIFLVFLLMFPWALRVLVTFTTTLLADFTPYIR, from the coding sequence ATGTCCGACGCCCTCATCATGACCTTAATGCAACGCGCGCTGGAAACCCTGATGTGGGTGACCGCGCCGTTGTTGGCGGCGGCCATCGCCGTCGGGGTTATCGTCAGTCTGTTGCAGACGTTGACTTCGATTCAGGATCAAACCTTCTCATTTGCGCCGCGCGTGGCGGCCATCTTTTTGGTTTTTCTGTTGATGTTTCCCTGGGCGTTGCGCGTGCTGGTGACCTTCACGACGACCTTGCTGGCGGATTTCACGCCGTACATCCGCTGA
- a CDS encoding GAF domain-containing protein: MSAAIPALEINKLFARSEELINGTSEGNAHAQADLRELFRRTRELAVELMRDNEQLRVQNLLLERQRLETEQRFESSRIGIENEQLKAELNLLNTQIGELEKRSQKFRRRYEDIEQYNTALSNVYIASNQLHSTLDFSEVVKTASEILWNLVAAPVFAIFLHNEKTGSLSLIGGEGIEGRFPDGVLIHTEGMASEALNEGVSLFIDNTVSGDPLAAVPLKIEGRGVIGLITIYEIEKHKGGLSDLDKELFDLLASQTATALTSSKVYSETVKKVKSMESFINLIKPA; encoded by the coding sequence ATGAGTGCTGCAATACCCGCACTGGAAATCAACAAACTCTTCGCCCGTTCCGAAGAACTTATCAACGGCACCAGTGAAGGCAACGCCCACGCCCAGGCCGATTTGCGCGAACTCTTCCGCCGCACGCGCGAATTGGCCGTCGAGTTGATGCGTGACAACGAACAACTACGCGTGCAAAACCTCTTGCTCGAACGGCAAAGGCTGGAAACCGAGCAGCGCTTCGAAAGCAGCCGCATCGGCATCGAGAACGAACAGTTAAAGGCTGAGTTGAATTTACTCAACACACAAATCGGCGAACTCGAAAAGCGCTCCCAAAAGTTCCGCCGCCGTTACGAGGACATCGAGCAATACAACACGGCGCTCTCCAACGTGTACATCGCCTCCAACCAACTGCATTCCACGCTGGATTTTTCCGAAGTGGTCAAGACGGCTTCCGAAATTCTGTGGAATCTGGTCGCGGCGCCGGTGTTCGCCATTTTCCTGCACAACGAAAAGACCGGCAGCCTGTCGCTGATCGGGGGCGAGGGCATCGAGGGCCGCTTTCCTGACGGCGTGCTGATTCATACGGAAGGCATGGCCAGCGAAGCCCTGAATGAAGGCGTTTCGCTCTTTATTGACAACACCGTCAGCGGCGACCCGCTGGCCGCCGTCCCCCTCAAGATTGAAGGGCGCGGCGTGATCGGCTTGATCACCATTTACGAAATTGAAAAACACAAAGGCGGGTTGAGTGATCTCGACAAAGAACTCTTCGATTTGCTCGCCAGCCAAACCGCTACCGCGCTAACCAGTTCCAAGGTCTATAGCGAAACCGTCAAGAAGGTGAAATCTATGGAAAGCTTCATCAACCTGATCAAACCGGCCTAA
- the flhB gene encoding flagellar biosynthesis protein FlhB: protein MASDKTEKATPKRREDARRKGQIARRPELPAAASFLAALAMLEATGPDFVTRSGRLITSIAQQISQPTSLTLSAAHGIMLAAAGHFALLTLPIVATLLLTSLASNFAQGGFTLTPEALLPNAERFNPAENWKKVFGLDRLVELAKQCLVLAGIGLACYGLFTRALAQAAALVGIRAPETLKATGALISQLGWRAGGILLVLAALDYGYGWYKHEQSLRMSKQEIKDEYKQQEGDPLIKGQRRRAARALAMRQLMQEVPRADVVITNPTHFAVALRYDRAKSMAPLVVAKGADWMALRIREIAKTHDVPVIENPPLARALYHEVDVHSVIPPEYFRVVAELLAYVYRQRAQTPGDL, encoded by the coding sequence ATGGCCAGCGACAAGACAGAAAAGGCTACGCCCAAGCGCCGCGAGGATGCGCGGCGCAAAGGGCAAATCGCGCGGCGTCCGGAATTACCGGCGGCGGCCAGTTTTTTGGCGGCGCTCGCGATGCTCGAAGCGACCGGCCCGGATTTTGTCACGCGCAGTGGCCGCTTGATTACCAGTATCGCCCAGCAGATCAGTCAACCAACGTCACTCACGCTGAGTGCCGCGCACGGAATTATGCTGGCAGCCGCCGGTCATTTCGCGTTGTTGACCTTACCCATCGTCGCCACACTGTTATTAACCAGCCTGGCCAGCAATTTTGCGCAAGGCGGTTTCACCTTGACGCCCGAAGCCTTGCTGCCAAACGCCGAACGGTTCAATCCGGCAGAAAACTGGAAAAAAGTGTTTGGCTTGGATCGGCTGGTCGAGTTGGCCAAACAGTGTCTGGTGCTGGCCGGGATTGGGCTGGCCTGTTACGGCTTGTTCACGCGCGCCCTAGCGCAAGCCGCCGCGTTGGTGGGCATCCGCGCGCCCGAAACCCTCAAAGCCACAGGTGCCTTGATCAGTCAATTGGGTTGGCGGGCCGGTGGCATCCTCTTGGTGTTGGCGGCGCTCGATTACGGTTACGGCTGGTACAAGCACGAACAGTCGCTGCGCATGAGCAAGCAGGAAATCAAGGACGAGTACAAGCAACAGGAAGGCGACCCGCTGATCAAAGGGCAACGCCGCCGCGCCGCGCGCGCCCTGGCCATGCGGCAGTTGATGCAAGAAGTGCCGCGCGCCGATGTGGTCATTACCAACCCGACGCACTTTGCCGTGGCCTTGCGTTATGACCGCGCCAAGAGCATGGCCCCGCTGGTGGTGGCCAAGGGCGCGGATTGGATGGCGCTGCGCATTCGCGAAATCGCTAAGACGCACGACGTGCCGGTCATCGAAAACCCACCGCTCGCGCGCGCCCTCTATCACGAGGTGGACGTGCATAGCGTGATTCCCCCGGAGTATTTCCGGGTCGTGGCGGAGTTGCTGGCCTATGTGTACCGGCAGCGCGCGCAAACGCCCGGAGATTTATAA
- a CDS encoding flagellar biosynthetic protein FliR, with product MDPILLPLRPVLLFCVVLARVGGLVTFAPFWGNQAAAPRIRAMLALALALALTPAVAPRLSTPPTDLLGLGIVIVLELAIGCVFGFAGRLVFSALDLAAQMLSLQLGLTLGSIIDPSTRAQSTALGTMAQMFGLMVLLGADGHHWVLAATVRSFDTIAPGGFVMSPALAELLLRLSADALAVGVALAAPAIVVLLTVEFTLALVGRAAPQLQVMLLGFPVKFIAGIWLLGGALFFLPGAVRSALSAMRRIVVSSQ from the coding sequence ATGGATCCGATTCTCTTACCGTTGCGGCCCGTCCTGCTCTTTTGCGTCGTGCTCGCGCGCGTCGGCGGATTGGTGACGTTCGCGCCGTTCTGGGGCAATCAGGCTGCCGCGCCACGCATCCGGGCCATGTTGGCGCTGGCCTTGGCGCTGGCGCTCACACCCGCCGTCGCGCCGCGCCTGAGCACACCGCCCACCGACCTGCTCGGCTTGGGCATCGTGATCGTATTGGAGTTGGCCATCGGTTGCGTCTTTGGGTTTGCCGGACGGCTGGTCTTTAGCGCGCTCGATCTGGCGGCCCAGATGTTGAGCCTGCAATTGGGCCTGACGCTGGGCAGCATCATTGATCCCTCGACGCGCGCGCAATCAACGGCGCTCGGCACGATGGCGCAGATGTTCGGGCTGATGGTGTTACTCGGCGCGGATGGTCATCACTGGGTGCTCGCCGCCACCGTGCGAAGCTTTGACACCATTGCGCCGGGCGGCTTCGTGATGAGTCCGGCGCTGGCCGAATTGCTGCTGCGTCTTTCGGCGGACGCTTTGGCGGTCGGTGTAGCCTTGGCGGCGCCCGCCATCGTCGTCTTGCTCACGGTCGAATTCACGCTCGCCCTGGTGGGCCGCGCCGCGCCGCAACTGCAAGTCATGCTGCTCGGCTTCCCCGTCAAATTCATCGCTGGCATCTGGCTGCTGGGCGGAGCGCTTTTCTTCCTGCCCGGCGCAGTGCGCAGCGCCTTGAGCGCAATGAGAAGAATCGTAGTCAGTAGTCAGTAG
- a CDS encoding response regulator translates to MAVNKSFLIVDDSTTMRQLIVMTLKKLGCTSVIDAPNGVVALEKLAANPVDIVFTDIDMPEMNGLEFIERARPLYANLPIVILSTHGNDEMRDKGLALGANHYLTKPLSGLAVTDVLEQIFPDLEL, encoded by the coding sequence ATGGCTGTGAACAAATCCTTTTTGATCGTTGACGATTCAACCACTATGCGCCAGCTCATCGTGATGACGCTGAAAAAGCTGGGCTGTACGTCGGTAATTGATGCCCCCAATGGCGTCGTGGCGCTGGAAAAATTGGCCGCGAATCCCGTGGACATCGTTTTCACCGACATTGATATGCCCGAAATGAACGGGCTGGAATTCATTGAACGCGCCCGTCCGCTTTACGCGAACTTGCCGATTGTCATTCTTTCGACACACGGCAACGACGAGATGCGCGACAAAGGGCTGGCCCTGGGCGCCAATCACTATTTGACCAAACCCCTCTCAGGGCTGGCCGTCACCGATGTCTTAGAGCAAATCTTCCCTGATTTAGAGCTGTAG